A section of the Malaclemys terrapin pileata isolate rMalTer1 chromosome 15, rMalTer1.hap1, whole genome shotgun sequence genome encodes:
- the EPO gene encoding erythropoietin yields the protein MGRSELCALLLLLLGLAALTRPSPLHPICDTRVMEKFIKEARDTENAVEGCTNSCNLSEVLTVPDTKVNFNEWKKMDRQTQAAEVWRGQALLSAAVLRARDLVPDPSLNQQLGRTYSNLRSVTQILRSHNAQVEPALPPAPPPTLSIRTLAKLLNVHSNFLRGRVKLFLTDACRPNAR from the exons ATGGGGAGATCTG agCTGTGTGCTTTGCTGTTGTTACTGCTGGGACTCGCTGCACTAACtcgcccctccccactgcaccccatcTGCGACACCCGTGTCATGGAGAAATTCATCAAGGAGGCCAGAGACACTGAGAACGCCGTG GAAGGTTGTACAAATTCTTGCAACTTATCAGAAGTTCTCACGGTGCCCGACACGAAGGTTAATTTTAACGAGTGGAAGAAAATGGAC aggcAGACGCAGGCGGCGGAGGTGTGGCGGGGGCAGGCCCTCCTCTCGGCCGCGGTGCTCCGGGCCCGGGACCTGGTCCCCGACCCCTCCCTGAACCAGCAGCTCGGGCGCACCTACAGCAACCTGCGCAGCGTCACCCAGATCCTGCGCAGCCACAACGCCCAG gtggagccggccctgccccctgccccgccccccaccctcaGCATCCGGACTCTGGCCAAACTCCTCAACGTCCACTCCAACTTCCTGCGGGGGCGGGTCAAGCTGTTCCTGACGGACGCCTGCCGACCCAATGCCAGGTGA
- the LOC128823332 gene encoding chloride channel protein ClC-Kb-like, translating to MGPHRTAGSDIPEEPISGSAAVGGERIQTNPPVKRTFSVFGHRPQKDAGWTEECRTQASGSQLLTRSPHIQSASPHGLVGAPGSHPGVKSTRPRALAVPATPEGASPARIRPQAKRPPAPGRLPAALCLRRARQRSWELMFHPNSASRGRGSLAGCRNVLGGRGPSRVLYRPGSGGGGQEAGGFPQAPARGSVFEESAMRAAARRLLARRHEAATALGLSVRSQILKLGEDWIFLFLLGICMATISFGLDVIISKFQRANLWVYDALEGYRALQYFSWVLYHTGLMMVSAGVAKYISPQAAGSGIPELKVTLRGVVLSEFFTLRTGLAKLVGVICTLGAGSTIFLGKVGPFVHMATILATQLGRVMVRVAGTKENPARKYEMLVAGAAVGVACCFVAPVGGVLFSVEATGTHFALRDYWRGFFSATCAALTFRLLPLLHGESETVAVLFSTSWRVEFPFDLPELLSFALLGALCGALCCVYLFCHRNLLLALQNRPLPQRLLGRNKILHAGLVSLVLASVTFPHGLGQYLGARLTMKELLETFFNNCTWGRAELGGAERHPASPPTPPTRTPGSSGPTPGSPPSRCSASSCSPSSSCCSLATTMVVPAGYFLPVFVYGRLAGVFV from the exons ATGGGGCCCCACCGAACCGCCGGCTCGGATATTCCCGAGGAGCCGATCAGTGGCAGTGCCGCGGTTGGGGGAGAGCGAATTCAGACAAACCCGCCCGTGAAACGAAC GTTCTCTGTCTTTGGTCATCGGCCGCAGAAAGACGCCGGATGGACGGAGGAATGCAG gacccaggcgtccgggtcACAGTTACTCACCAGATCTCCCCATATCCAGTCCGCATCACCTCACGGCCTAGTGGGGGCCCCGGGCTCCCATCCCGGCGTGAAATCGACGAGGCCGCGGGCCCTGGCCGTCCCAGCTACTCCGGAGGGGGCATCGCCAGCGCGGATCCGGCCCCAGGCCAAGCgccccccggcccctggccggCTCCCGGCCGCTCTGTGTCTCCGCAgggccaggcagcgcagctgGGAGTTAATGTTTCATCCGAACTCTGCGTCCCGAGGTCGCGGGAGCCTGGCCGGCTGCAGGAATGTGCTGGGGGGCCGTGGCCCGAGCCGGGTGCTTTACAGAccgggctcgggggggggagggcaggaagccgGGGGGTTTCCTCAGGCCCCCGCCAGAGGCAGCGTCTTCGAGGAAAGCGCCATGCGGGCGGCCGCACGTCGGCTCCTGGCCCGGCGCCACGAGGCAGCGACAG cgctgggtCTGTCCGTCCGCTCCCAGATCCTGAAGCTGGGCGAGGATTggatcttcctcttcctcttgggGATCTGCATGGCGACCATCAGCTTCGGCCTCGACGTCATCATCTCCAAGTTCCAGCGAg CCAACCTGTGGGTGTACGACGCGCTGGAGGGGTACCGGGCCCTGCAGTACTTCTCCTGGGTCCTCTACCACACGGGGCTCATGATGGTCTCGGCCGGAGTGGCCAAATACATCTCGCCGCAGGCTGCAG gctccggGATCCCCGAGCTGAAGGTGACGCTCCGGGGAGTCGTGCTGAGCGAGTTCTTCACCCTGCGAACTGGCCTGGCCAAGCTGGTCGGGGTGATCTGCACCCTGGGGGCCGGCAGCACCATCTTCCTAGGCAAAGTG GGCCCCTTCGTTCACATGGCCACGATCCTGGCCACCCAGCTCGGCCGCGTGATGGTTAGAGTCGCTGGGACCAAGGAG AACCCGGCCCGCAAGTACGAGATGTTGGTGGCTGGGGCGGCCGTGGGGGTGGCCTGCTGCTTCGTGGCCCCCGTGGGGG gggtGCTGTTCTCCGTGGAGGCGACCGGGACGCACTTCGCGCTGCGCGATTACTGGCGCGGCTTCTTCTCCGCGACCTGCGCCGCCCTCACCTTCcggctgctgcccctgctccacgGCGAGAGCG AGACGGTGGCCGTTCTCTTCAGCACCAGCTGGCGCGTCGAGTTCCCCTTCGACCTGCCCGAGCTGCTCTCGTTCGCCCtgctggg GGCGCTGTGTGGGGCTCTCTGCTGCGTCTACCTCTTCTGCCACCGtaacctgctgctggccctgcagaACCGGCCACTGCCCCAGCGCCTGCTGGGCCGCAA caAAATCCTCCATGCGGGGCTGGTCTCCCTGGTGCTGGCGAGCGTTACCTTCCCCCACGGGCTGGGGCAGTACCTGGGGGCGCGG CTGACCATGAAGGAGCTGCTGGAGACTTTCTTCAACAACTGCACCTGGGGacgggcggagctggggggggctgaacgccaccccgccagcccccccacccctcctacgCGGACCCCTGGCTCCAGTGGACCCACCCCCGGCTCTCCTCCCTCGAGATGCTCAGCTTCTTCCTGCTCGCCAAG ttcTTCATGCTGCTCCCTCGCCACCACCATGGTCGTCCCCGCCGGCTACTTCCTGCCCGTCTTCGTCTACg GACGTCTGGCTGGGGTCTTCGTctaa
- the POP7 gene encoding ribonuclease P protein subunit p20: MADPAPPAAELALRRRLPPRLPRRPGDVYVNMQTDFKAQLSRCQKLLGPGGGCAEICIHGLGLAINRAINIALQLQAGGAGALRLAANTSTVPLADGLEPQGDEDGRPPLARARNNSAIHIRVCRAVPPP, from the coding sequence aTGGCGGATCCGGCGCCCCCCGCGGCCGAGCTGGCCCTGCGGCGCCGCCTGCCCCCCCGCCTGCCGCGGCGCCCGGGCGACGTCTACGTCAACATGCAGACGGATTTCAAGGCGCAGCTGAGCCGGTGTCAGAAGCTGCTGGGCCCCGGCGGCGGCTGTGCCGAGATCTGCATCCACGGGCTGGGCCTGGCCATCAACCGGGCCATCAACATCGCCCTGCAGCTCCAGGCGGGCGGCGCCGGCGCCCTGCGGCTGGCCGCCAACACCTCCACCGTGCCGCTGGCCGacgggctggagccccagggcgaCGAGGACGGGCGCCCGCCCCTCGCCCGGGCCCGCAACAACTCTGCCATCCACATCCGGGTGTGCCGGGCTGTGCCCCCGCCCTGA